One part of the Gossypium raimondii isolate GPD5lz chromosome 1, ASM2569854v1, whole genome shotgun sequence genome encodes these proteins:
- the LOC105786237 gene encoding 1-acyl-sn-glycerol-3-phosphate acyltransferase 2 isoform X2: MAIAAATVIVPLGILFFISGLFVNLIQAVCFVLIRPLSKKTYRKINRVVAELLWLQLVWLVDWWAGVKINVFADNESFSLMGKEHALLLPNHRSDIDWLVGWVLAQRSGCLGSSIAVMKKSSKFLPVIGWSMWFSEYLFLERSWAKDENTIKAGLQRLRDYPQPFWLALFVEGTRFTQAKLVAAQEYATSQGLPIPRNVLIPRTKGFVSAVSHMRSFVPAIYDITVAIPKSSPSPTMLRLFKGQSSVVHVHIKRHLMKELPEMDEAVAQWCKDLFVEKDKLLDKHIAEDTFSDQPLQDIGRPAKPLLVVCSWACIVGYGALKFLQQSSLLSSWRGIALSAFILAIVTFLMQILILFTQSERSTPAKVAAGKPRMTGRVQQQ, translated from the exons ATGGCGATTGCAGCAGCAACTGTCATCGTTCCATTGGGCATTCTTTTCTTTATCTCTGGCCTCTTTGTCAATCTCATTCAG GCGGTATGCTTTGTTCTCATTCGGCCTCTGTCCAAGAAGACGTATAGAAAGATCAATCGTGTTGTGGCAGAGTTGTTGTGGCTTCAACTTGTATGGCTTGTTGATTGGTGGGCAGGAGTTAAG ATTAATGTTTTTGCAGATAATGAAAGCTTCAGTTTAATGG GTAAGGAACATGCCCTTCTCTTACCCAATCACAGAAGTGATATTGATTGGTTAGTTGGATGGGTTCTGGCTCAG CGATCAGGTTGTCTTGGCAGTTCAATAGCTGTGATgaagaaatcatcaaaattcCTCCCG GTCATAGGTTGGTCAATGTGGTTTTCTGAGTATCTGTTTTTGGAACGAAGCTGGGCCAAGGATGAAAACACGATAAAG GCAGGCCTTCAACGTTTAAGGGACTATCCACAGCCATTTTGGTTGGCGCTTTTTGTAGAAGGAACTCGCTTTACGCAAGCAAAGCTTGTAGCAGCTCAAGAATATGCGACCTCACAAGGATTGCCTATACCTAGAAACGTTTTGATTCCTCGTACAAAG GGTTTTGTTTCAGCTGTAAGTCATATGCGATCATTTGTCCCAGCCATTTATGATATTACAGTGGCTATTCCCAAAAGCTCACCTTCACCTACAATGCTTAGACTTTTCAAGGGGCAATCTTCTGTG GTACACGTACATATCAAACGACACCTCATGAAGGAACTGCCTGAAATGGATGAGGCTGTTGCACAATGGTGTAAAGATCTGTTTGTGGAGAAG GACAAGTTGCTGGACAAACATATAGCTGAGGATACTTTCAGTGACCAACCATTGCAGGATATTGGTCGGCCAGCTAAGCCTCTTCTG GTTGTTTGCTCTTGGGCGTGTATCGTGGGTTACGGGGCTCTCAAGTTTCTCCAACAGTCTTCGCTTTTATCCTCATGGAGGGGCATTGCATTGTCAGCATTCATATTGGCCATCGTCACCTTCCTCATGCAAATATTGATTCTCTTCACTCAGTCCGAGCGTTCAACCCCTGCCAAGGTTGCAGCGGGAAAGCCTAGAATGACGGGGAGAGTTCAGCAACAATAG
- the LOC105786237 gene encoding 1-acyl-sn-glycerol-3-phosphate acyltransferase 2 isoform X1 yields the protein MAIAAATVIVPLGILFFISGLFVNLIQAVCFVLIRPLSKKTYRKINRVVAELLWLQLVWLVDWWAGVKINVFADNESFSLMGKEHALLLPNHRSDIDWLVGWVLAQRSGCLGSSIAVMKKSSKFLPVIGWSMWFSEYLFLERSWAKDENTIKAGLQRLRDYPQPFWLALFVEGTRFTQAKLVAAQEYATSQGLPIPRNVLIPRTKGFVSAVSHMRSFVPAIYDITVAIPKSSPSPTMLRLFKGQSSVSLMCVFSKDFTFKFCIIVKFRPSLKVHVHIKRHLMKELPEMDEAVAQWCKDLFVEKDKLLDKHIAEDTFSDQPLQDIGRPAKPLLVVCSWACIVGYGALKFLQQSSLLSSWRGIALSAFILAIVTFLMQILILFTQSERSTPAKVAAGKPRMTGRVQQQ from the exons ATGGCGATTGCAGCAGCAACTGTCATCGTTCCATTGGGCATTCTTTTCTTTATCTCTGGCCTCTTTGTCAATCTCATTCAG GCGGTATGCTTTGTTCTCATTCGGCCTCTGTCCAAGAAGACGTATAGAAAGATCAATCGTGTTGTGGCAGAGTTGTTGTGGCTTCAACTTGTATGGCTTGTTGATTGGTGGGCAGGAGTTAAG ATTAATGTTTTTGCAGATAATGAAAGCTTCAGTTTAATGG GTAAGGAACATGCCCTTCTCTTACCCAATCACAGAAGTGATATTGATTGGTTAGTTGGATGGGTTCTGGCTCAG CGATCAGGTTGTCTTGGCAGTTCAATAGCTGTGATgaagaaatcatcaaaattcCTCCCG GTCATAGGTTGGTCAATGTGGTTTTCTGAGTATCTGTTTTTGGAACGAAGCTGGGCCAAGGATGAAAACACGATAAAG GCAGGCCTTCAACGTTTAAGGGACTATCCACAGCCATTTTGGTTGGCGCTTTTTGTAGAAGGAACTCGCTTTACGCAAGCAAAGCTTGTAGCAGCTCAAGAATATGCGACCTCACAAGGATTGCCTATACCTAGAAACGTTTTGATTCCTCGTACAAAG GGTTTTGTTTCAGCTGTAAGTCATATGCGATCATTTGTCCCAGCCATTTATGATATTACAGTGGCTATTCCCAAAAGCTCACCTTCACCTACAATGCTTAGACTTTTCAAGGGGCAATCTTCTGTG AGTTTGATGTGCGTCTTCTCAAAGGACTTCACTTTTAAATTCTGTATTATCGTGAAGTTCAGACCAAGTTTAAAG GTACACGTACATATCAAACGACACCTCATGAAGGAACTGCCTGAAATGGATGAGGCTGTTGCACAATGGTGTAAAGATCTGTTTGTGGAGAAG GACAAGTTGCTGGACAAACATATAGCTGAGGATACTTTCAGTGACCAACCATTGCAGGATATTGGTCGGCCAGCTAAGCCTCTTCTG GTTGTTTGCTCTTGGGCGTGTATCGTGGGTTACGGGGCTCTCAAGTTTCTCCAACAGTCTTCGCTTTTATCCTCATGGAGGGGCATTGCATTGTCAGCATTCATATTGGCCATCGTCACCTTCCTCATGCAAATATTGATTCTCTTCACTCAGTCCGAGCGTTCAACCCCTGCCAAGGTTGCAGCGGGAAAGCCTAGAATGACGGGGAGAGTTCAGCAACAATAG
- the LOC105786238 gene encoding uncharacterized protein LOC105786238 isoform X2, giving the protein MILLNWLFQDEFLFQAVAMNLANIITRKDDRYIAFGWCTLVRGLMEYENVMDQYLFNGIKEKYSALLKMLCTCIPHLSCIARKGSTLQDKFELPSRLSVAAADCLLTLTEGLTKKPMLSSRTKSLKSSESNPPVSLLASSIDERKISTVHKSSEVLNVGMEDLFWDYLQDLIYLVERLLAWSRKSRPLHTKGLEQVLKWLKEIQVHYGGLQEEAQILKTRALLLSSCWKHYGMLLHLEDKKFNKQYKELLDQYLSGIQYYSNNYVEGHAESKDGGIETRKFFINCLCLLLGRFDGKQLECVLLDYGKQISHVLLSQLHCNDEDVIDGVVHIFKVIIFKTNNSSGSTVTDTNQMDSMVPLLLHLLDERDAAARAVVMLIAEYCSISTDGHCLEEVLKRLDSGNAIKRRNAFDVISELVHISKDSSHKAHHSTWQVIANHLLGCLEYEEAAIQEQTPNLLPLIDPSFVLPALVHLVCLSEEKAQAAASEALFRVLKHHNQKPEVICMMLDSLRNLSQDQADAEAGACMGKGSNFDCNRVLRLIPEWSKTVEDWNALIGPLIDKMFAEPSNATIVRFLSCINEQLAEAADVVLSRVVFQMKGQKGIDEDFFSRWETKTCPSDDSMRMQQSLFERLCPLLIVRLLPLRVFNDLNSSVVYGQLRNAPFMHEYGDVSVTGDDSVVAFLVNRAFSRFEFEDVRKLAAELCGRIHPQVLLPLVCSQLEHATESRDILKIIACLFSVCTSLVVRGKESLVHPFILQIWRTIKVILLWPSSDGDQVSKAQHGCIDCLALMICAESQAPESFENCTSWKRNIAGKKGNRGNAITEFCALRNVISQLINDESDISGSKLPYENCEPVPVPFRLCMANVLISACQKISNYGKEPLAKTILPCLIDSVEVETQPEIRAAFIQVMFSAVYHLKLAVLPYSRDLLKLSLKFLGKRSEQERMAAAKLMASLMTSEDPILESISHGLVEARSVLSDIALNDPSFDIQQLCKKLATCITST; this is encoded by the exons ATGATACTTCTCAATTGGCTCTTCCAAGATGAGTTTCTTTTTCAAGCAGTTGCAATGAATCTTGCAAATATAATTACAAGGAAAGATGACCGGTATATAGCTTTTGGTTGGTGTACTCTTGTGCGAGGGCTCATGGAGTACGAAAATGTTATGGATCAATATTTGTTTAATG GAATAAAGGAGAAGTATAGTGCTTTGTTGAAGATGCTTTGCACTTGTATTCCGCACTTATCATGTATTGCCCGTAAAGGAAG CACTTTGCAGGATAAATTTGAGCTCCCTTCACGCCTTTCAGTGGCTGCTGCAGATTGTTTGTTGACATTAACTGAAGGGCTGACAAAAAAACCTATGCTAAGTAGCAGAACTAAATCGTTGAAATCCAGTGAATCCAATCCGCCAGTTAGTCTATTAGCATCAAGCATTGATGAGAGAAAAATAAGCACAGTTCATAAATCTTCTGAAGTCCTAAACGTGGGCATGGAAGATTTGTTTTGGGATTATCTACAGGATCTCATTTACCTAGTGGAGAGACTTCTTGCC tggagcagaaaAAGTCGTCCATTGCACACTAAAGGATTGGAGCAAGTGCTTAAGTGGTTGAAGGAGATACAAGTGCATTATGGTGGCCTTCAAGAAGAG GCTCAGATTCTAAAAACAAGAGCATTGCTACTCTCTTCATGCTGGAAGCATTATGGCATGCTATTACACTTggaagataaaaaatttaataagcaGTACAAGGAATTATTGGACCAGTACTTGTCGGGCATCCAG TACTATTCAAATAACTATGTTGAGGGGCATGCTGAGAGCAAAGATGGTGGTATAGAGaccagaaaatttttcataaattgcTTATGCCTTCTGCTTGGGCGTTTTGATGGGAAACAACTTGAATGTGTATTGTTAGATTATGGAAAGCAGATATCACATGTGCTTTTATCGCAG CTTCATTGCAATGATGAAGATGTAATAGATGGGGTTGTCCACATATTCAAGGTTATCATTTTTAAGACAAATAATTCATCTGGAAGCACTGTAACTGACACCAATCAAATGGACTCTATGGTACCATTGCTACTTCACCTTCTTGATGAGCGAGATGCTGCAGCTAGAGCCGTTGTTATGCTCATTGCAGAATACTGCTCCAT AAGTACTGATGGTCACTGCCTTGAGGAAGTTCTTAAGCGGCTAGATTCTGGCAATGCTATTAAAAGAAGGAACGCTTTTGATGTTATATCAGAACTGGTTCATATATCAAAAGATTCATCACATAAAGCTCATCACTCAACCTg GCAAGTTATAGCAAATCACTTACTGGGGTGTCTTGAATATGAAGAAGCTGCTATCCAGGAGCAAACACCCAATTTGCTTCCACTGATTG ACCCATCATTTGTGTTACCTGCATTAGTTCATCTTGTTTGCTTATCAGAGGAAAAAGCACAAGCAGCAGCTAGTGAAGCTTTATTTAGAGTGCTCAAACACCATAACCAGAAACCTGAAGTTATATGCATGATGCTTGACAGTCTTAG AAACCTCAGTCAGGACCAAGCTGATGCAGAAGCTGGAGCATGTATGGGGAAAG GATCAAACTTCGACTGCAATCGAGTGCTAAGGCTGATCCCAGAGTGGTCAAAAACT GTTGAGGACTGGAATGCATTGATTGGACCCCTGATTGACAAGATGTTTGCAGAGCCATCAAATGCTACTATTGTCAGGTTTTTGAGCTGCATAAATGAACAGTTAGCTGAAGCTGCAGATGTAGTCCTTTCCCGTGTTGTTTTTCAAATGAAAGGTCAGAAAGG GATTGATGAAGATTTCTTTTCTAGATGGGAGACTAAAACTTGTCCAAGTGATGACTCCATGAGAATGCAGCAATCCTTGTTTGAGCGACTTTGCCCTTTACTTATAGTTAGGCTACTTCCATTGAGAGTATTTAATGATCTCAATTCCTCTGTTGTGTATGGTCAGCTTCGTAATGCGCCTTTTATGCATG AATATGGAGATGTCAGCGTCACTGGTGATGATAGTGTTGTTGCTTTCCTTGTAAATAG AGCATTTAGTAGGTTCGAGTTTGAAGATGTAAGAAAACTTGCTGCTGAGCTTTGTGGGCGCATCCATCCTCAA GTTCTGCTTCCACTTGTTTGCTCGCAATTAGAACATGCCACTGAATCCCGGGATATATTGAAGATTATAGCTTGCCTATTTTCAGTCTGTACATCCCTTGTG GTGCGAGGAAAGGAGTCCCTTGTGCATCCCTTTATTCTTCAAATCTGGAGAACTATTAAAGTGATTCTGTTATGGCCATCATCAGATGGAGATCAAG TTTCCAAAGCACAACATGGTTGCATTGATTGTCTGGCGCTGATGATATGTGCCGAGTCACAAGCTCCTGAATCGTTCGAAAATTGCACCTCATGGAAGAGAAACATTGCTGGGAAGAAAGGCAATCGTG GGAATGCTATCACAGAATTCTGTGCCCTCAGAAATGTGATCAGCCAGTTAATAAATGATGAAAGTGATATCTCTGGGTCCAAGTTGCCATATGAAAACTGTGAACCAGTTCCTGTTCCTTTTCGTCTGTGCATGGCTAATGTTCTCATCAGTGCTTGTCAGAAGATATCTAACTATGGGAAAGAACCCCTAGCAAAGACGATTCTTCCATGTTTAATTGATTCAGTTGAG GTAGAAACTCAACCAGAGATTAGAGCTGCATTCATCCAGGTTATGTTCTCTGCTGTGTATCATCTGAAGTTGGCAGTTCTTCCGTATTCCCGTGACCTCCTCAAACTTTCTCTGAAATTTCTTGGAAAGAGATCAGAACAG GAAAGGATGGCTGCTGCAAAGCTTATGGCTTCACTTATGACTAGTGAAGATCCAATTTTGGAGAGTATATCTCATGGATTAGTAGAAGCGAGGTCTGTACTTTCTGATATAGCTTTGAATGATCCGTCATTTGACATTCAACAACTTTGTAAAAAGTTGGCAACATGCATTACTTCTACATAG
- the LOC105786238 gene encoding uncharacterized protein LOC105786238 isoform X1, translating to MERREEQEQKQLIWKSEPESMVSITIGRTMATLLAARPKKLHHSISRLSPDSSIKSSLDSLDYSLWFLHKYVRDAAQRDGNLDEILVPIIQHSLKYKDSKHDNQPMILLNWLFQDEFLFQAVAMNLANIITRKDDRYIAFGWCTLVRGLMEYENVMDQYLFNGIKEKYSALLKMLCTCIPHLSCIARKGSTLQDKFELPSRLSVAAADCLLTLTEGLTKKPMLSSRTKSLKSSESNPPVSLLASSIDERKISTVHKSSEVLNVGMEDLFWDYLQDLIYLVERLLAWSRKSRPLHTKGLEQVLKWLKEIQVHYGGLQEEAQILKTRALLLSSCWKHYGMLLHLEDKKFNKQYKELLDQYLSGIQYYSNNYVEGHAESKDGGIETRKFFINCLCLLLGRFDGKQLECVLLDYGKQISHVLLSQLHCNDEDVIDGVVHIFKVIIFKTNNSSGSTVTDTNQMDSMVPLLLHLLDERDAAARAVVMLIAEYCSISTDGHCLEEVLKRLDSGNAIKRRNAFDVISELVHISKDSSHKAHHSTWQVIANHLLGCLEYEEAAIQEQTPNLLPLIDPSFVLPALVHLVCLSEEKAQAAASEALFRVLKHHNQKPEVICMMLDSLRNLSQDQADAEAGACMGKGSNFDCNRVLRLIPEWSKTVEDWNALIGPLIDKMFAEPSNATIVRFLSCINEQLAEAADVVLSRVVFQMKGQKGIDEDFFSRWETKTCPSDDSMRMQQSLFERLCPLLIVRLLPLRVFNDLNSSVVYGQLRNAPFMHEYGDVSVTGDDSVVAFLVNRAFSRFEFEDVRKLAAELCGRIHPQVLLPLVCSQLEHATESRDILKIIACLFSVCTSLVVRGKESLVHPFILQIWRTIKVILLWPSSDGDQVSKAQHGCIDCLALMICAESQAPESFENCTSWKRNIAGKKGNRGNAITEFCALRNVISQLINDESDISGSKLPYENCEPVPVPFRLCMANVLISACQKISNYGKEPLAKTILPCLIDSVEVETQPEIRAAFIQVMFSAVYHLKLAVLPYSRDLLKLSLKFLGKRSEQERMAAAKLMASLMTSEDPILESISHGLVEARSVLSDIALNDPSFDIQQLCKKLATCITST from the exons ATGGAGCGACGAGAAGAGCAAGAACAAAAACAGTTGATATGGAAATCGGAGCCGGAATCAATGGTTTCGATCACAATCGGCAGAACCATGGCTACTCTCCTGGCTGCCCGTCCCAAGAAACTCCACCACTCCATTTCTCGCCTCTCGCCTGACTCCTCCATCAAATCCTCGCTCG ATTCTTTGGATTATTCGCTCTGGTTTCTTCACAAGTACGTTAGAGATGCAGCTCAGAGAGACGGGAATTTGGATGAGATTCTCGTTCCCATAATTCAGCAC TCATTGAAGTACAAGGACTCAAAGCATGACAATCAACCTATGATACTTCTCAATTGGCTCTTCCAAGATGAGTTTCTTTTTCAAGCAGTTGCAATGAATCTTGCAAATATAATTACAAGGAAAGATGACCGGTATATAGCTTTTGGTTGGTGTACTCTTGTGCGAGGGCTCATGGAGTACGAAAATGTTATGGATCAATATTTGTTTAATG GAATAAAGGAGAAGTATAGTGCTTTGTTGAAGATGCTTTGCACTTGTATTCCGCACTTATCATGTATTGCCCGTAAAGGAAG CACTTTGCAGGATAAATTTGAGCTCCCTTCACGCCTTTCAGTGGCTGCTGCAGATTGTTTGTTGACATTAACTGAAGGGCTGACAAAAAAACCTATGCTAAGTAGCAGAACTAAATCGTTGAAATCCAGTGAATCCAATCCGCCAGTTAGTCTATTAGCATCAAGCATTGATGAGAGAAAAATAAGCACAGTTCATAAATCTTCTGAAGTCCTAAACGTGGGCATGGAAGATTTGTTTTGGGATTATCTACAGGATCTCATTTACCTAGTGGAGAGACTTCTTGCC tggagcagaaaAAGTCGTCCATTGCACACTAAAGGATTGGAGCAAGTGCTTAAGTGGTTGAAGGAGATACAAGTGCATTATGGTGGCCTTCAAGAAGAG GCTCAGATTCTAAAAACAAGAGCATTGCTACTCTCTTCATGCTGGAAGCATTATGGCATGCTATTACACTTggaagataaaaaatttaataagcaGTACAAGGAATTATTGGACCAGTACTTGTCGGGCATCCAG TACTATTCAAATAACTATGTTGAGGGGCATGCTGAGAGCAAAGATGGTGGTATAGAGaccagaaaatttttcataaattgcTTATGCCTTCTGCTTGGGCGTTTTGATGGGAAACAACTTGAATGTGTATTGTTAGATTATGGAAAGCAGATATCACATGTGCTTTTATCGCAG CTTCATTGCAATGATGAAGATGTAATAGATGGGGTTGTCCACATATTCAAGGTTATCATTTTTAAGACAAATAATTCATCTGGAAGCACTGTAACTGACACCAATCAAATGGACTCTATGGTACCATTGCTACTTCACCTTCTTGATGAGCGAGATGCTGCAGCTAGAGCCGTTGTTATGCTCATTGCAGAATACTGCTCCAT AAGTACTGATGGTCACTGCCTTGAGGAAGTTCTTAAGCGGCTAGATTCTGGCAATGCTATTAAAAGAAGGAACGCTTTTGATGTTATATCAGAACTGGTTCATATATCAAAAGATTCATCACATAAAGCTCATCACTCAACCTg GCAAGTTATAGCAAATCACTTACTGGGGTGTCTTGAATATGAAGAAGCTGCTATCCAGGAGCAAACACCCAATTTGCTTCCACTGATTG ACCCATCATTTGTGTTACCTGCATTAGTTCATCTTGTTTGCTTATCAGAGGAAAAAGCACAAGCAGCAGCTAGTGAAGCTTTATTTAGAGTGCTCAAACACCATAACCAGAAACCTGAAGTTATATGCATGATGCTTGACAGTCTTAG AAACCTCAGTCAGGACCAAGCTGATGCAGAAGCTGGAGCATGTATGGGGAAAG GATCAAACTTCGACTGCAATCGAGTGCTAAGGCTGATCCCAGAGTGGTCAAAAACT GTTGAGGACTGGAATGCATTGATTGGACCCCTGATTGACAAGATGTTTGCAGAGCCATCAAATGCTACTATTGTCAGGTTTTTGAGCTGCATAAATGAACAGTTAGCTGAAGCTGCAGATGTAGTCCTTTCCCGTGTTGTTTTTCAAATGAAAGGTCAGAAAGG GATTGATGAAGATTTCTTTTCTAGATGGGAGACTAAAACTTGTCCAAGTGATGACTCCATGAGAATGCAGCAATCCTTGTTTGAGCGACTTTGCCCTTTACTTATAGTTAGGCTACTTCCATTGAGAGTATTTAATGATCTCAATTCCTCTGTTGTGTATGGTCAGCTTCGTAATGCGCCTTTTATGCATG AATATGGAGATGTCAGCGTCACTGGTGATGATAGTGTTGTTGCTTTCCTTGTAAATAG AGCATTTAGTAGGTTCGAGTTTGAAGATGTAAGAAAACTTGCTGCTGAGCTTTGTGGGCGCATCCATCCTCAA GTTCTGCTTCCACTTGTTTGCTCGCAATTAGAACATGCCACTGAATCCCGGGATATATTGAAGATTATAGCTTGCCTATTTTCAGTCTGTACATCCCTTGTG GTGCGAGGAAAGGAGTCCCTTGTGCATCCCTTTATTCTTCAAATCTGGAGAACTATTAAAGTGATTCTGTTATGGCCATCATCAGATGGAGATCAAG TTTCCAAAGCACAACATGGTTGCATTGATTGTCTGGCGCTGATGATATGTGCCGAGTCACAAGCTCCTGAATCGTTCGAAAATTGCACCTCATGGAAGAGAAACATTGCTGGGAAGAAAGGCAATCGTG GGAATGCTATCACAGAATTCTGTGCCCTCAGAAATGTGATCAGCCAGTTAATAAATGATGAAAGTGATATCTCTGGGTCCAAGTTGCCATATGAAAACTGTGAACCAGTTCCTGTTCCTTTTCGTCTGTGCATGGCTAATGTTCTCATCAGTGCTTGTCAGAAGATATCTAACTATGGGAAAGAACCCCTAGCAAAGACGATTCTTCCATGTTTAATTGATTCAGTTGAG GTAGAAACTCAACCAGAGATTAGAGCTGCATTCATCCAGGTTATGTTCTCTGCTGTGTATCATCTGAAGTTGGCAGTTCTTCCGTATTCCCGTGACCTCCTCAAACTTTCTCTGAAATTTCTTGGAAAGAGATCAGAACAG GAAAGGATGGCTGCTGCAAAGCTTATGGCTTCACTTATGACTAGTGAAGATCCAATTTTGGAGAGTATATCTCATGGATTAGTAGAAGCGAGGTCTGTACTTTCTGATATAGCTTTGAATGATCCGTCATTTGACATTCAACAACTTTGTAAAAAGTTGGCAACATGCATTACTTCTACATAG
- the LOC105786239 gene encoding putative pentatricopeptide repeat-containing protein At5g52630: protein MSSFVGSSLISLYSKCGVIGGSYRVFDEACVKNLGMWNAMLIACAQHSQTEKVLDLFKQMEGLGIKPNFITFLCVLYACSHAGLVEKGQHYFELMKEYGIEPGDQHYASLVDLFGRAGKLQEALSIIREMPIRPTESVWGAFLTGCRLHGNTELAAYAADRIFELGPVSSGLHVLLSNAYAAAGRYEDAAKARKMLRDRGIKKETGLSWVEEGNKVHTFAAGDRSHAKAKEIYRKLEELGDEMGRAGYIADTSFVWREVNGEEKNQTIRYHSE from the coding sequence ATGTCAAGTTTCGTGGGCAGTTCTTTGATATCTTTGTATTCTAAGTGTGGAGTGATAGGAGGATCTTACCGGGTTTTTGATGAAGCCTGTGTTAAGAATCTTGGGATGTGGAATGCAATGCTGATTGCTTGTGCTCAGCATTCACAAACAGAGAAAGTGCTTGATTTGTTTAAGCAGATGGAAGGTCTTGGGATCAAACCGAATTTTATTACCTTTTTGTGTGTGCTCTATGCTTGTAGCCATGCCGGGCTTGTTGAGAAGGGACAACATTACTTTGAGTTAATGAAGGAGTATGGAATTGAGCCAGGCGATCAACATTATGCTTCTTTGGTTGATTTATTTGGTCGTGCAGGTAAACTGCAGGAGGCACTTTCAATCATCAGGGAGATGCCTATTCGGCCAACAGAGTCTGTCTGGGGAGCTTTTTTAACAGGGTGTCGACTTCATGGGAACACTGAATTGGCAGCTTATGCTGCTGATAGGATTTTTGAGTTGGGACCCGTGAGCTCAGGTTTGCATGTGTTATTATCTAATGCTTATGCTGCTGCTGGGAGATACGAGGATGCAGCCAAAGCTAGGAAGATGCTTAGAGACCGAGGGATTAAGAAAGAGACAGGTTTGAGTTGGGTTGAGGAGGGAAATAAGGTTCACACATTTGCTGCTGGGGATAGGTCCCATGCCAAAGCAAAAGAAATTTACAGAAAATTAGAGGAATTAGGAGACGAAATGGGACGAGCTGGTTATATTGCAGACACAAGTTTTGTATGGAGAGAAGTAAACGGCGAAGAAAAGAATCAGACAATCAGATATCATAGTGAATGA